A region of Desulfolithobacter dissulfuricans DNA encodes the following proteins:
- a CDS encoding NifB/NifX family molybdenum-iron cluster-binding protein, which produces MEESLRLAVPSNSPGGLEATRSDHFGHCDAFTLIDISDGKIIQSVIVPNQDHGAGGCMVPVQFLRDQNVDAIVVGGIGARPLQGFAEVGIAVYYAANNSVKTVQEAVDGIIKGSFPLIRPDQACSGHGNCH; this is translated from the coding sequence ATGGAAGAATCACTTCGGCTGGCAGTCCCATCCAACAGTCCGGGCGGGCTTGAGGCCACCAGGTCCGATCATTTCGGTCACTGCGATGCCTTTACCCTCATTGATATCAGCGACGGGAAAATAATCCAGTCCGTGATCGTACCCAACCAGGATCACGGGGCCGGTGGCTGCATGGTACCGGTCCAGTTTCTCCGCGACCAGAACGTGGACGCCATTGTGGTCGGAGGAATCGGCGCCCGCCCCCTGCAGGGATTTGCAGAGGTTGGTATTGCCGTGTATTATGCAGCTAACAACAGTGTCAAAACGGTTCAGGAAGCCGTGGACGGCATTATCAAAGGCTCTTTTCCCCTTATCCGCCCCGACCAGGCCTGTTCCGGTCATGGGAACTGTCATTGA
- the rfbC gene encoding dTDP-4-dehydrorhamnose 3,5-epimerase has translation MQVIATEIPEVLIIEPRVYGDERGFFFESFNQRRWEEKTGLATRFVQENHSRSNHNVLRGLHYQIRQPQGKLVRVISGEVFDVAVDIRRSSPTFGRWVGVHLSAENKRQFWVPEGFAHGFVVLSEVAEFLYLTTDYYAPEHERAILWNDPDLAIAWPHTGEPILSEKDRNASLFRDAEVFA, from the coding sequence ATGCAGGTGATCGCAACGGAGATACCCGAGGTGCTCATCATCGAGCCCCGGGTTTACGGCGATGAGCGGGGGTTTTTTTTCGAGAGCTTCAACCAGCGCCGCTGGGAGGAGAAGACCGGACTTGCCACCCGCTTTGTCCAGGAAAACCATTCCCGCTCCAACCACAACGTCCTGCGCGGCCTTCACTACCAGATCCGCCAGCCCCAGGGCAAGCTGGTACGGGTGATTTCAGGCGAGGTCTTTGATGTGGCGGTGGATATCCGCCGCAGCTCGCCCACTTTTGGTCGCTGGGTCGGCGTCCATCTCTCGGCGGAAAACAAACGTCAGTTCTGGGTCCCGGAGGGTTTTGCCCACGGCTTTGTCGTCCTCTCCGAGGTGGCGGAGTTTCTTTATCTCACCACCGATTACTACGCGCCCGAGCACGAACGGGCCATCCTCTGGAACGACCCCGACCTGGCCATCGCCTGGCCCCACACCGGCGAGCCGATTCTCTCGGAAAAAGATCGGAACGCCTCCCTGTTCAGGGATGCCGAGGTCTTTGCCTGA
- the era gene encoding GTPase Era has product MDTENTQPLYRSGVVAIVGPPNAGKSTLLNRYLGQKIAIVTPRPQTTRNRILGIVTGPDYQIIMLDTPGLHKARELLNREMVRIAMESLGEADVVLFLADASAFAGNKKKLEKHRQEYTGYLDKVRTPAVLALNKIDLLRKEELLPVIDWYSSLHPFDAVVPISALQGVGTDTLLEELVSRLPEGPQYYPDDIPTDATERFIVAEIIREKIFLLTREEVPYSTAVLIDSFQEEKNRVTIHATILVERSSQKGIIIGRKGQMLVEIGRSARLEIEELLGCRVVLKLWVKVKKKWTRNEQILKELGL; this is encoded by the coding sequence ATGGACACCGAAAATACCCAGCCCCTGTACCGCTCAGGCGTGGTGGCCATTGTCGGCCCGCCCAATGCCGGCAAATCGACCCTGCTCAACCGCTACCTGGGCCAGAAGATCGCCATCGTCACTCCCCGGCCCCAGACCACCCGCAACCGGATCCTGGGTATCGTCACCGGGCCTGACTACCAGATCATCATGCTCGATACCCCGGGCCTGCACAAGGCCAGGGAACTACTCAACCGGGAGATGGTACGGATCGCCATGGAAAGCCTGGGCGAGGCCGACGTGGTGCTCTTCCTGGCCGATGCCTCGGCCTTTGCCGGAAATAAAAAGAAACTTGAAAAACACCGGCAGGAGTATACCGGCTACCTCGACAAGGTGCGCACTCCGGCCGTGCTGGCCCTCAACAAGATCGACCTGCTCAGGAAAGAGGAACTGCTGCCGGTCATCGACTGGTACTCCAGCCTCCATCCCTTTGACGCCGTGGTGCCGATTTCCGCCCTCCAGGGAGTCGGAACCGACACTCTGCTCGAGGAACTGGTCTCCAGGCTGCCCGAAGGACCGCAGTACTACCCCGACGATATCCCCACCGACGCCACCGAACGGTTCATTGTCGCCGAGATCATCCGGGAAAAGATCTTCCTTCTCACCCGCGAGGAGGTTCCCTATTCCACTGCAGTCCTGATCGACTCCTTCCAGGAGGAGAAAAATCGGGTCACCATCCATGCCACCATTCTCGTGGAGCGCAGTTCGCAAAAGGGCATCATCATCGGCCGCAAAGGGCAGATGCTGGTGGAAATAGGCCGCAGTGCCCGCCTGGAGATCGAGGAGCTGCTGGGCTGCCGGGTGGTACTGAAGCTCTGGGTCAAGGTGAAGAAGAAATGGACCCGTAACGAACAGATATTGAAGGAACTTGGCCTGTAA
- a CDS encoding 4Fe-4S binding protein — protein MFQVDVDKDKCTGCEECVNSCPAQVFELVDGKSDPVNMDECLGCETCVEVCPEGAITVTEL, from the coding sequence ATGTTCCAGGTAGATGTCGACAAGGATAAATGTACGGGTTGCGAGGAATGTGTGAACAGTTGTCCGGCCCAGGTGTTCGAACTGGTTGACGGAAAGTCGGACCCTGTCAACATGGATGAGTGCCTGGGCTGTGAGACCTGTGTCGAGGTGTGTCCCGAAGGGGCAATTACCGTAACCGAACTGTAA
- a CDS encoding ribonuclease catalytic domain-containing protein: protein MTLPGTLVEYIDGGKFLCGLVLQDTGKRLRIINQNGREVNLPQSRLLTASRSTYPVDISRDDMVRLLRETSENRERLAATIDLSEIWELAVTEEDASFSADFLAELCFGDKLSDDQVAAFLRAVLRDRFYFKYKNGQVTVHTEEKVEQLKHQRAREKEREQILENGARALCSIMAGEEVTCEDWPQREQCLEWISQYVLFGNESAEADLVRQLLKKAELTRPGDGFNLLVRAGVWHRDENTMLLKAEQPVEFDEAAMEQARSIREPDVDELLADPRRKDLRELDVFTVDGESTRDFDDALHVQPLEDGNIEVGVHIADVAHYIKPRDPLFDEAMERCTSLYFPEQQIPMLPEELSQGVCSLLVDKPRPVMSFIMTLSPEGELIRSKIVPAVVTVKQQLTYTQVDELVAEGLKKNTNKNLLILNRLREQLRRRRVENGALLLPFPDVNIEIGEDGRIGISLAPVDTPARTIVSELMILANHVAASYLAAQEAPGLFRSQGPPRKRLIDGMDTSLPEVARQRRFLSRGELTTHPKAHSGLGLSCYTTVTSPIRRFLDLVMQLQISNMIRGKGILFTDTECRDFAGTIHQKLGRANMVRQQRYRYWILRYLEQQVGNTVNALVINSGPKRINLLLADCLFDIDLPPNPAFPVEPGDMVRVRLARVNARDNTLRVEWP, encoded by the coding sequence ATGACTCTTCCCGGCACTCTGGTTGAATATATAGACGGCGGCAAATTTCTCTGTGGCCTGGTACTCCAGGATACGGGCAAACGGCTGCGCATCATAAATCAAAACGGTCGCGAGGTGAACCTGCCCCAGTCCCGGCTGCTCACGGCCTCCCGCTCGACCTATCCTGTGGACATCAGCCGCGACGACATGGTCCGGTTGCTGCGTGAGACCAGCGAGAACAGAGAGCGGTTGGCTGCGACCATCGATCTCAGTGAGATATGGGAGCTGGCCGTAACCGAGGAGGATGCCAGTTTTTCCGCCGATTTCCTGGCCGAACTCTGCTTTGGCGACAAGCTCAGCGATGACCAGGTGGCGGCCTTTCTCCGGGCCGTGCTGCGGGACCGGTTTTATTTCAAGTACAAAAACGGCCAGGTCACGGTACACACCGAGGAAAAGGTGGAACAGCTCAAGCACCAGCGGGCCAGGGAAAAGGAACGGGAGCAGATCCTGGAAAACGGCGCCAGAGCCCTCTGCAGTATTATGGCCGGCGAAGAGGTGACCTGTGAGGATTGGCCGCAGCGGGAACAGTGCCTGGAGTGGATCAGCCAGTATGTCCTGTTTGGCAACGAGAGCGCCGAGGCGGACCTGGTCCGGCAGCTCCTGAAAAAGGCGGAACTGACCAGGCCGGGCGACGGTTTCAACCTCCTTGTCCGGGCCGGGGTCTGGCACCGGGACGAGAACACCATGCTGCTCAAGGCCGAGCAGCCAGTGGAGTTTGACGAGGCGGCCATGGAGCAGGCCCGCTCCATCCGGGAGCCGGATGTGGACGAACTGCTGGCCGACCCCAGGCGTAAGGATCTGCGCGAGCTCGATGTCTTCACGGTGGACGGCGAGTCCACCCGCGATTTCGACGACGCCCTGCACGTGCAACCGCTGGAGGACGGCAACATCGAAGTCGGGGTTCACATCGCCGATGTGGCCCATTACATCAAGCCCCGTGATCCGCTCTTTGACGAGGCCATGGAGCGGTGTACCTCCCTCTATTTCCCTGAACAGCAGATCCCCATGCTGCCCGAGGAATTGTCCCAGGGGGTGTGCAGCCTGCTGGTGGATAAACCGCGACCGGTGATGAGCTTCATCATGACCCTGTCACCGGAGGGTGAGCTGATCCGCTCCAAGATCGTACCGGCGGTGGTGACGGTGAAACAGCAGCTCACCTACACCCAGGTGGATGAGCTGGTGGCCGAAGGCCTGAAAAAAAACACAAACAAAAACCTGCTCATCCTGAACCGTCTGCGGGAACAGCTGCGCCGCAGGCGGGTGGAAAACGGCGCCCTGCTGTTGCCCTTTCCCGATGTCAACATCGAGATCGGCGAGGACGGCCGGATTGGTATTTCCCTTGCCCCGGTGGACACACCGGCCCGGACCATTGTCTCGGAGCTGATGATCCTGGCCAACCATGTGGCGGCGTCCTATCTTGCCGCCCAGGAAGCGCCGGGGCTGTTCCGCTCCCAGGGACCGCCGCGCAAACGGCTCATCGACGGTATGGATACCAGCCTGCCGGAAGTGGCCCGGCAGCGGCGTTTTCTGTCCAGGGGCGAGCTGACCACCCATCCCAAGGCCCATTCCGGGCTGGGACTGAGCTGCTACACCACGGTGACCTCACCCATCCGCCGGTTTCTCGACCTGGTCATGCAGCTGCAGATAAGCAACATGATCCGGGGCAAAGGGATTCTGTTCACCGATACAGAATGCAGGGATTTTGCCGGCACCATCCACCAGAAGCTGGGGCGGGCCAACATGGTGCGCCAGCAGCGGTACCGCTACTGGATTCTCAGGTATCTGGAGCAGCAGGTGGGGAACACGGTCAACGCCCTGGTGATCAACAGCGGCCCCAAGCGAATCAACCTCCTGCTGGCCGACTGTCTCTTTGATATCGATCTGCCGCCCAACCCCGCCTTTCCCGTGGAGCCGGGCGATATGGTCCGGGTGCGGCTGGCCCGGGTCAATGCCCGCGACAACACCCTGCGGGTGGAATGGCCCTGA
- a CDS encoding universal stress protein, translating into MKPRVKSILYATDLSDTAREALTWAVSLAEKYDATITILHVMPDLIEEMSVLMGYDLESHFGAEDLQAFGEEGRSAVVESIKNRIRSVCKDVQNEAGCSLDLENIVIRNGHPVREIIDTIQEGDFDLVVMGTHGHGLLDKILVGSVARGVVEKSPIPVLTVRLPS; encoded by the coding sequence ATGAAGCCACGGGTAAAAAGCATACTGTATGCCACCGATCTGTCGGACACAGCCAGGGAGGCATTGACCTGGGCGGTCAGCCTGGCTGAAAAATACGATGCGACCATCACCATTCTCCATGTCATGCCCGACCTGATCGAAGAGATGTCGGTGCTCATGGGCTATGACCTGGAATCCCATTTCGGGGCTGAGGACCTGCAGGCCTTTGGCGAAGAAGGACGCAGCGCTGTGGTGGAATCCATCAAGAACCGGATTCGTTCGGTCTGCAAAGACGTGCAGAACGAAGCCGGCTGTTCTCTGGATCTGGAAAATATAGTGATCCGCAATGGTCACCCGGTCCGGGAAATCATCGACACAATACAAGAAGGGGATTTTGATCTGGTGGTCATGGGTACCCACGGCCACGGCCTTCTTGACAAGATACTTGTCGGCTCGGTGGCCAGGGGAGTGGTAGAAAAAAGTCCCATCCCGGTCCTGACCGTCAGGTTGCCCTCCTGA
- the rfbB gene encoding dTDP-glucose 4,6-dehydratase encodes MGRTVLVTGGCGFIGVNFVRLVLGSCPDWRVVNLDKLTYAGNLESLGDLIDHPHHTFVRGDICDRDLVRQLFQDHDIDTVVHFAAESHVDRSITGPDAFIKTNIFGTFTLLEVAREVWETSNGFPDQVRFLHVSTDEVYGSLGESGYFTETSCYDPRSPYSASKASSDHLARASFHTYGLPVLITNCSNNYGPYQFPEKLIPLVLNNGLHGRPLPVYGDGGNVRDWLYVQDHCEAIVRVLEQGRPGESYNIGGHNEKKNIEVVELLCDMLDERVEPLPGGKPRRSLITFVKDRLGHDRRYAIDATKIERELGWTPKYTFDQGMERTVEWYLGNRSWMEAVMDGSYRQYYEKMYGNR; translated from the coding sequence ATGGGCAGAACGGTTCTTGTAACCGGTGGTTGCGGTTTTATCGGAGTGAATTTTGTCCGGCTTGTTCTCGGTTCCTGTCCTGACTGGCGGGTCGTCAACCTGGACAAGCTGACCTATGCGGGTAACCTGGAAAGCCTGGGCGACCTGATCGACCATCCACACCACACTTTTGTCCGGGGTGATATCTGCGACCGGGACCTGGTGCGGCAACTCTTCCAGGACCATGATATCGATACCGTGGTCCATTTTGCCGCCGAATCCCATGTGGACCGTTCCATTACCGGCCCGGATGCGTTCATCAAAACCAATATCTTCGGCACCTTTACCCTGCTTGAAGTGGCCCGGGAAGTCTGGGAGACGTCGAACGGTTTTCCCGACCAGGTCCGTTTTCTCCATGTCTCCACCGACGAAGTATACGGCTCGCTTGGCGAGAGCGGCTATTTCACCGAGACCTCCTGCTATGATCCCCGCTCGCCATACTCTGCCTCCAAGGCCTCTTCAGATCACCTGGCCCGGGCCAGCTTCCATACCTACGGTCTGCCTGTGCTGATCACCAACTGTTCCAACAACTACGGTCCCTACCAGTTTCCCGAAAAGCTTATTCCCCTGGTACTCAACAATGGTCTGCACGGTCGACCACTGCCGGTCTACGGTGATGGCGGCAACGTGCGGGACTGGCTCTACGTCCAGGACCACTGCGAGGCCATTGTCCGGGTCCTGGAGCAGGGCAGACCTGGTGAGTCCTACAATATCGGCGGCCATAACGAGAAAAAGAACATCGAGGTGGTGGAGTTGCTCTGTGACATGCTCGATGAACGGGTGGAGCCGCTGCCGGGCGGCAAACCCCGGCGTTCGCTGATCACCTTTGTCAAGGACCGGCTCGGCCACGACCGCCGCTATGCCATCGATGCCACCAAGATCGAACGGGAGCTGGGCTGGACCCCGAAATATACCTTTGACCAGGGTATGGAACGGACGGTTGAGTGGTATCTGGGCAACCGGTCCTGGATGGAAGCGGTCATGGATGGCTCGTATCGCCAGTATTATGAAAAAATGTATGGCAACAGGTGA
- a CDS encoding arsenic resistance protein — translation MWKFLISINKKLVYAIPTMMVLGFLFGINTDPVLIKKLKTLIMPLTFLMVYPMMVTLNIKHLKEGIQNVKLQLTTQFINFCIVPFVAYGLGMYFFRDNSYMALGLLLASLLPTSGMTISWTGFAKGNMGAAINMTVIGLTLGSLATPLYVQVLMGTKVDMNIILVVKQIVYIVFIPMLLGYLTRSWLLKKYGMKEFKARLAPRFPSLSTLGVLGIVFVAMALKSRQLAANPGILWSIFQPLLIIYFLNFTLGTLVGKMLFNRGDAIALVYGTVMRNLSIALAISINAFGTKGADAALVIATSYIIQVQSAAWYVKFTDKLFGPPEEKAA, via the coding sequence ATGTGGAAATTTCTCATTTCCATCAACAAGAAACTGGTCTATGCCATCCCCACCATGATGGTTCTGGGGTTTCTCTTCGGAATCAACACCGATCCGGTCCTGATCAAAAAGCTCAAGACCCTTATTATGCCCCTGACCTTCCTCATGGTCTACCCGATGATGGTAACGCTCAACATCAAACATCTCAAGGAGGGTATCCAGAACGTCAAACTGCAGCTGACCACACAGTTCATCAACTTCTGCATCGTCCCCTTTGTCGCCTATGGGCTGGGGATGTATTTTTTCAGGGATAACTCCTACATGGCCCTGGGGCTCCTGCTCGCATCCCTGCTGCCTACCTCGGGCATGACCATCTCCTGGACAGGGTTTGCCAAGGGTAACATGGGTGCGGCCATCAACATGACGGTCATCGGCCTGACGCTTGGTTCCCTGGCTACGCCGCTCTATGTCCAGGTGCTGATGGGCACCAAGGTGGACATGAACATCATCCTGGTGGTCAAGCAGATCGTCTACATCGTCTTCATTCCCATGCTGCTTGGCTATTTGACCAGGTCCTGGCTTTTGAAAAAGTATGGGATGAAGGAGTTCAAGGCCCGGCTTGCGCCCCGTTTTCCATCCCTTTCCACCCTGGGTGTGCTGGGGATCGTGTTTGTGGCCATGGCCCTCAAATCCAGACAGCTGGCGGCCAACCCTGGCATTCTCTGGTCCATTTTTCAGCCGCTTTTGATCATCTACTTTCTCAACTTCACCCTGGGTACCCTGGTCGGCAAGATGCTGTTCAACCGGGGCGACGCCATTGCCCTGGTTTACGGAACGGTCATGCGCAATCTCTCCATTGCCCTGGCCATCTCCATCAACGCCTTTGGCACCAAGGGGGCGGACGCGGCTCTGGTCATCGCCACCTCGTATATCATCCAGGTTCAGTCCGCGGCCTGGTACGTGAAGTTTACCGACAAGCTGTTTGGCCCGCCTGAGGAAAAGGCGGCCTGA
- a CDS encoding DUF134 domain-containing protein, with the protein MSPRPKKKRVCKGKFCGRAFKPTGISIPELKHIPLYRDELEVIKLCDYEGLFQEQAGERMGVSRGTVQRILTSARRKIAEALTTGAALVFEEDEHGRE; encoded by the coding sequence ATGTCACCACGCCCCAAGAAGAAACGTGTCTGCAAGGGAAAATTTTGCGGTCGGGCCTTCAAGCCCACCGGCATATCAATTCCCGAACTCAAGCACATCCCCCTGTACCGGGATGAGCTCGAAGTCATCAAGCTCTGTGATTACGAAGGCCTGTTTCAGGAACAGGCCGGTGAGAGAATGGGGGTGTCGAGGGGAACCGTACAGCGGATTCTTACCTCGGCCCGGCGCAAGATCGCCGAGGCCCTGACCACCGGTGCGGCCCTGGTCTTCGAGGAAGACGAGCATGGCCGGGAGTAA